The Phoenix dactylifera cultivar Barhee BC4 unplaced genomic scaffold, palm_55x_up_171113_PBpolish2nd_filt_p 001069F, whole genome shotgun sequence genome segment TGCTGATGGAACAGAAGTGGTGCTTTTCCAATTTAGGTCTGCTAGCTATATTGCTCTTATTCCTTAGTTTGTAGAACTGCGGAAGTAGAATTGCTATTTGTTACCTTTAGAAGACCAAATGTTTAATTGTTTGTATAACATAAAATCAGTATAATAGCATGTATATGACAATAAGGCTTTCATTGTGATATCCTGGATGCTTTCCTGCTTATTGAGACATATAGCTTATCTGATGGTTGTAAGAATCACAATCCTTTACTGTGATCATTTCATGCATCAAGAACATATCCCAATAACACGATCTTCAAATTTCCCCCCATTCTATAGCAAAAATGATAGCTAGTATAAGTCTTGTAGCAATGAACCTTCTTTCCCTTTTAGTCTTTTGGAATTAAAAATCTAAGAGCAAGCATATGTAGGTCATACTTTATCCATTGCTTTCTTAACCaggttttttttaaatatatattagattagAAGGTATGGATCAAATGATCCTTCAGAGAAACAAAGTTAGAAAAGGGCGGTGAATCAATGAATTGTTTGATCCTCTGCTTATTCTATGTActcattaattaattttttaaaattttgaattcttgtCAACCTGAATGCTTtctttcctatcttttaggtgGATTGATATCACGGTAAATATGGCatttttgtattttattttttaaaattttgaattcttgtCAACCTGAATGCTttttttcctatcttttaggtgGATTGATATCACGGTAAATATggcatttgtttatattttttataaatgtgTGGCAAGTTCATGTGTGCATACAGGTGTTTCtagtcttgttttctttttcttgttgtgCATCAAATGTTGGAATTTAAGCAACTTCTCTGAATAGCCATCGGTGAATTTAGCTGACCATGATATATGGTCCCACATGTGCTATTGATTTGTTGTACTCTAATTCGAAACACTAGAACATCTCAATTACGAAATCTCTGAGTCCTATTTGTTTCTTATGAGGTTCAGTTATCAAACTGCCTTGTTGTATTGAGCATGTAAAAGCAAGACCCTTTTAGTCACATAAAAGTGATTTAAAGAAAATACTGAAAGAAAGTTGTGCTGAAAAAAGGAGAACATTTCTGATGTGTTACTAACAAAATGATAGGTATTCCAGAAAAATTTGCTCTGGACTTGTTGAAAATGATTTATGGGCACTGAAACTTATTTTCAAACTTGTTCTATCGGTGCTGATGTTCTCTTTAAAATAATGAACacaaagcataacttgttcaatcaaaaatttgaaatccttgaAGACTGAAAGCTTATAAAAAACTCAAAACAATTACACACACAGCTAAAATTTCATAATAATCTCTTATACAtgttttctcataaactgaaatTGGGGTGGAAAACATCCTATTATTCCCACTGCAATTTCATATCGTTCCAGTCAGACATCATTATGTGTGTTGCCCTTACTATTCTTTTATGTTCTCTCCTATCACTAACTAGAAGGAAGCTATACTGATATAAGTTATTTTGCATGTcatgcaaggttcgccgtaccagtATCGGCCtctgtaccggtgccacactagcatagtattGGTACGGTacaatgcagaatttttttttttggcataccaacCCTCGATACGTTATCCGTACCGGTACCAATACTGAagcggtacggtacggtacgtcCGGTACCGTCCATGACGGCATAGTATGGCATACTAGGATGTTATATAACATCCAATATCTTAAAATTTTAAGCCTGTTTTCGCTTCAATAGTTTTATGTCTTCTGCCGtttgccttttttttctctaattGCTGATCAAGTGTTGGTTTTTTATGGCGTAGGATTGTTTGCCCAGGTGATGGCCTTCCAGCAGAACTTGTGCAAGATATGTTCCATAACTCCAGCTGGGTGACCCAGGAAGGCCTTGGTCTGAGCATATGCAGGAAGATCCTAAAACTGATGAAGGGGGAAGTCCAGTATATCAGGGAGTCAGAGAGATGTTACTTCCTCATCTTCATGGAGCTTCCCAGTTGTTATATTGGTGAAAGCAGGGGGAACTAATCCAGTCAGAGACATGGAATTCTCACTGGACTGATATTATGCTAAGCTGCAGCTCTAGTAAATGGTGCTTGGTTCTCTGGAGCTATACTAGATGAGCTAGGCCCAAAAACTGAGAGACATCTGAATAACTGCTTGGAAACTCTCCAGTCACGTTGGGAACTCCATTAGATGACTGGGGCACTGTTAAGGTCAGTGATGTTGCATGAGATTGTTTTACTGATCTTGTGCAAGCTTTTCCCCATTTTATTAGGAGCATGCCTATGATCTTGTTTGTTACCCTCATAAAGCACATAGGAGCCATGGCTACGTGAAAATGTATTCCCTGTTGTTGTTTGCTTGATGCTGTTGGCGCTTGCGAGCTGGAGATGCTAATGGTGGCTTCATCTGTTGTATATGAGTCTGACGCTCTAAATGAATGAATTGCTATGGAAAGTTTCAATAGCTTTTAAGATTCTATCCGTATAGTCTTAATGAAGAATTTTCTCTGATAGGGATGCTTTCAACAAGGAAGCATGCCTATTGTAGTGGTTTGAACTTGGGAACTTTGTAGAATTGGTGTTGGTGGATGTACATAGGTGTCAAATTTTGATCCACAGAAAGCTTTGATGTTGCTAATGAATCAACGCAATAGGCAAAATTATGAGTAAATGGAATAATCATTTATTACTGATTACTGATGGATCGataatattaatttcttggaagtGCTCCGCCTTTTGAATGGTTTCCACATATTGATTAaccatttgaaaatatttttggttggcATAAATTATCATTGTCTAAATGGTGCAGATCTTGGATTCAGGAGATGCAAGGGTACTATATGCTGTTGCTCCTGCAAAAAGGCCCGGCGTGCAGGAAATATGTAAGAGAAGAAATATAATGGTGTCTTCTGCTGCTTTTTTTGGCAAATTATGTTGCCTTCTGCGGGGATTATTCCGGCGACCAAGCAAGTGCGCTTCCAGATGTAAGTTGGTTATCTTGCAATCAATTATTACCTTATTGTTGAAGCAAATAGGTTCGTAGGTTTCATGAGGTGGCTGCCCTGAAGTCCTTCCAAGAGGGATTTGGCATTGTCCACTTAGTTTAGCTGGATTATGCTGTGAGATGCTTGCAGGTTAGAACAGGGTGCCCTTTCTGTTCCTTCAGCATTTATCGGAGCTTTTAAAACTGAATTGCTATTCTATAGTTAGACTATATAACAGAATTGCCCTTCCattaaattttcagaatctCACTTTTtacttggaaaaagaaaaaaaaaaacattactgTTATTCTTTTGCTCTCTATATGCATGCCATGCACCATCCAGCTTATTGTTGAGATTCACTGTTAAATTCTAATTCTATTAGAATTTCTATTTAAGTATTCattaattttaataattttaagtttttatttttaattttattctgCTTAGTTATTCcttctaaaataattatttttatcctTCAGTGGTTAACAAGTCTTATTTTGTAGGAGTCTACTTAGTTATGTTTTTCCTGTCCTTAATCACGTGCATCATGCATGTTCGGAACTAGTTACAAGAAAAATACAGTGTGCTTGGCCATATGAATTGTCTCCATTAATAGTAAATTACGAGCATCTAAACTAATCATAGCCTACTTTCTGCTACTAAGAATTCACAAAGGGAGATGCCGGAATGCATGATCCAGGGGACAGGAATCTTAGGATAGCTTGCCAGCAGCAGCAAATATTATCTTGAGGACGCAGCACGTAGAAGCGGAACAAACCTGATTCTGTTTCAGCATATGGATATCATCTCCCCAACTACAGATGGCAAACGTATGGATAACACTGAAGAGACGTCTGAAAGCATAAAGAATGTAAATGGACAAGGAGTATTCTTCTGGACCACCGACTACCCAAGTCCAAGAAGGCAATGAACAGTTGAACACAAGGATGAGAAAATGATGAAAAACATCaacaaaaataaacaaaggcAAAAATATTGAATCTTTTTAGGTGAATTGGAAACTCCTGAATTGCACTTAGAGATGGCTTTTGGAAAACCATAACATACAACTATACGAGCCATGCAGCCTTTCGAGTGGACTAGCATGGAGAAGGCTTTGATCGAAGTATTCAAATCACAGAAACCACAAAGCCAGAAGCCACGGATATGTGCCCTGATTCGAGCATGGACAATATCAATTTGAATAAAAATTTCTAGAATAAAAAGTATTAAGAGTACcaattgaaaataatttttctttgaaacccatttgaaaatagattttttaaaatttactcCACATAATTCATTTTCTGCATGGAGATGTCTTGTCAAAGAATTGAGAAATTGGCATCTTGAACCTGAAATATAAACTTGCCTGCAAATTACCACCTCAGTAGGACCAAAACACACTCTGGGAGTCTATAAATGATCGACCTCGCCTTCGCATTGTGCAACACAAAATCTTGCTCCTCACAGCACGACTTGAAGCTCATGAGGAGATGACTAGCCTTGCTGTCACAATCCAACTGTCTTTTCAAATACCtcgtggcagattctacaggaGTACAAGTCAATAGTAGAATAATCACTTTCCATTTTGTACTGTGCACATAATTGGGATGCACTGTGTAGCACTTACAAGTTGAATAAAGTAGATAGCCTGTTGCCATAGAGCTAAGAGATATATCTATGATGTAACTGTTATTGGTAAAGCTCACACTAAATGATTAAATAGTATATAATGTTTCATTGAAGTATAAACATTATGCTTTTCCTGCAAAACTTTGGCGTAAGTGAATTGCCAGAGTGAAATGCAGTCTTTGCAGGTTATTTGCAAGATTTTTAACTTTCAAGATATACAAAATTCAGCAGGGGATCAAAGTTTGCGTGTTGGTTTTCAAGCATGTCGGCAAAATGTTGTCAGGTGATGCAAGATCACACTGTGGAATAGGATTAACTTATGTCAGTGTAATGATGGCTACTTATATCTGTAAACAAATCTTCTACTCCATCTAAAGAATCGAATCCGCCCTTGTGGTAATGTTTCTTGTATCTAAGTCAACTGTTCTCCAATATGTCATTAGCTGAACCAAATTGTGATAAATATCTCCAATTTTTAGCATTCCTCGGATAGATCAGCCGCAAAATTGCCAGCAGGCTTCCCAAGAAATTGGACTACTTCAACTCAACTTCAAAACAGTGGAGTGTGCATGAACACTCACTGGGAGTATTGTAGCCTAGACCATGACTAACAAATCTCTGACCAATTCATAGGGTGCTAAACATCAGCAATTGCTATATTATCTAGGTTTAAGCACCCTCCTCAAAACAGGCACAAGATTTCTGCCTCGATAAGCCAACAAACTAACTTGAGAAAATGTACAGGAAAAGTTTGGGATAGCAGCACACTCAAAAGTATAATTCAAATACCAAGATAAGTATGCAAATATAGGTCTTGCCAAGCATACATGAATCACAATCCATACTATTAACCTTCATTTATTATACAAGTAGAATGCACATAAACAATTGTTGCTTCAGATAGCCAAGTTTGGAAAACTAGATATTACACTTAAATCACAAAAAAAACAATCCAAGAAAAGGTACAGGAAAAGTTTGAGATGGCAGTACATTCAAAAGTATACTTCCAACTACCAAGATAAGTATGCAAATATAGGTATTGTCAAGCATCGTGAATCACAATTCACATTGTTAAGCCTTGATTTAGATACAAGTAGAATACACATAATCAATTGCCGCTTCAAATAGCCAAGTTTTGGAAAACTGGATCACACTTAAACTGCAGAAACAACAACCCAAGCCCCTTTAAAATGACAAGACCTTATACTTCAAAAACTGTTCGTCAAATTAAAAGAAGGATTGTTGTCGCTGGGACGTAAGTCACAAACCTTTCTATATGTGAAAAAAAAGGCAATTTAATATACGTTCATCTTATTCTTAATCTAAAAGCGAAAAAACTGAGAGGGTTAGACAAATATACCTCATATCTGTTTGCATTCCAATAAAATTGAGCAGATGATGCTTAAGGTGACATGGCCTGCAGCACACAAACAACACCATGACAACAAAATACACCAAGAGATATAAACATCAGTTGAGCTCAACTCTACAACAACTAtttcttatatatattataaaaaagagAACTTTGGCACTCCACCAAGTATGCAAAGAGTTCATGAAATAAAATAGTGGAAATATCGACAATAAGAGAATAAAcagctttaaaaaaataaaagaaaagaaaagaaaaaacaaacaatCAGCCATTAGCCGTTCTATTTATTGAATTTAGACGAAAAagatcttaaaaaaataataataactgaagatggattactTTTATGGGAGAAAAGCGAACCTCTCGGACACGGGTGGACTCGAGCTGGCGGTCTTCGATGCGGTCGGCGAACTTGTTGACGACTTCGCTCTGCAGCTGTAAGTCCGAGTCCCAACAAACCCTTTGTCTCCTTTCACTATTCTCTCTCTCcgcctttattttatttttctctttaggAAGGTTCAATTTTCATGAGCCCATGACCAAGATATTTTCTCAAGATGACTAAGCTCAATCTAATTGGACACAAATGAGTTCAACTAGAATTGATGCATATTGGGAAAATAAGATTATCTTGTGAAAGTTTTCAAATGAATTTACATAGTAGAaaattaaaacaataaaaaattaagattaTCAACAAGTTTATATATTCAATcatgttaaaaagaaaaaaaaacttgcgagtgataagaagaagaaaaatagccTAAATGATGCTATCAACATAAACATGCCATGTTAGATTAAACATTATCTAGGCACATCGCCATATTATGATTGTCACTTTCTtaatattttgtattaaaaaaaagtgAGAACTATGAACAACAAAATAATAGCTAAAAGCAATATCAACGCTGGCTTGAGAGTGACTCTTATCTCCATTATTCAATGGATGAAGCACCATTTAGGTACATCCTCATACTGTCATTCTTGTCTTTTTGATATTTAGcctttggcttttttttttttgtggtacaCCGGCTGCTTATACTAATCTCGTGTGAGCACAGCCAATagagttaaaaaaaagaagactacTCAGTGGAGGAGGAACAATAGAATATTGGTCTAGAGGATCTCTCAAGAGTAGTGGGCAGCATGGCAACCCAGTCCGCAGTTCTGTTCATCTCTCGGTATGCATGCACGGCTTGAAATGTATCATACTCCCGCACCAACTACCAGATATCACCAAGAAGTGGATGCTCATCCCCCCTCCTCTAGTATCCACTCAATCACCATGGCTGAGTCCCTCTCAAGGATGATGTTCCTAGCGCCTAACACCTGTCTCGCGTAGGAGATGTCCTCCTACATTGCCCTAAGCTCCGCTCCCAAAACTGATGTCCTGAAGGAGCGTCGCTCTCCCGCCGTTACCAGCCTAGAGAACTGGTCCCTAATCACAAACGCCACACCAGATCTGTCTCCGCCAGCAAGTAGgctaccatcaaagttcaccttgagatggCTGGAGGGTGTGAGCTCGCAAAAAACAAGGACAAACTTGGGTGTTGTAATAGCAGAGAGGGGGTCCCAAATTTCCTAGCTATCCCAGATGAAGCATCCAAAGTAGTCTTAGTGACGTCAACAGCCTGATAGAGTGCCATCTCCACAATAGTCCTTAGGGGCGCCCTCCTGTCCTCAAAGATCCTGTTATTTCTATCTAACCAGATGTGATAAACTAAATAGGCACAGGCGATAACCCCATCCAGCTGTACTCAGCAACCGCAAAGCTACTCTCATATGGCGCAAGAGATCCTCCACTGATGCTGTGGACCTAGGGAAGGGAAGATGTCATACATTTACAAGGAAGGTAATCGTGTCGTAGATTAATTGGTAAACCATAGAATGACATAGGTGGGTATTTGAGGGGTATATATCGATTTTTGGAGGATAAATATTTAATAAGGCTACAAGGATATGCATATAAAAACATTTGTCAATAATTTGGCAAATATTGCTGCTATGACTCATGTAACCTATGCTTGTACATTTCGCTTTCACGGTTTCTTCAAACATCAAAAGTCTACACCGACACATTGTCCCAACCACTTAAATAAATGCAGATGCCGGCACTGGTCATATAGCTCGCAAGCTCCAATTCTATCACATACATCAAAGTGTAGCTATTTTATTGCTTTCCTTAGGTTCTTGCACTTTTTCTCCTTGTCCTCCTATTTTCAACAAATAAACAAGCGGATGGTTACAATGGGATCAAAATGCTACCTGCAGTTGGAGATAAAGGAGGAAAATTATAAGTGGGAGAACCTTCTCGTGAGTGTCTCCaactttaatttctgtttttatgAATCGTGTTCGTGGGAAAGGGGTTAATTCCAATGCTCATGCATCACATGAGCAAACATTAATTTTAAGGCACTATGCATGGGTCCATCGATCCAATGGTCTAGTCAACATCAGATCTAGCTACTTTGCCTCTGTGGAGATATTGCTCATTTGCTCATGCATGTTCAGAGAACAAAGAGATATATAAATAGAGAGAGAACaaagagatatatatatatatatatatccattaatattatatatatatatatatatatatatatatatatatatatatatatatatatatatccattaaTATTAGCAAGCAAGACAGAGAATAATAATGAGAATTAAGTAGAGTCTGCACAGTATCTTGCATCCAATCCGCAGGTGGCGGTAGAAATGCACGGATCTTGTCCCCCTGACAAATCAAGATAGAGAGATATCATGGATCATTGCCTTGGCTTGGGGCTGATCAGCTACATCATCTCGAACATGAAACATAGCTTCTCATGTGGTGCATCATATATACCATGCATCGGAGGTCTTGGGTGGGAACTAAAAGTGAGCCCAAAGGGAGAAGAAGCCTTGACGCATCAGCTATCACAGCCATGTTCGATGTGAAGGACCATCTTTAGCCGTTCCTTGAACAAGGATTCTTGGGTTTTCTTCTGGTTGCTTGCGTTAGATGATTCAGGTTCAGAGAATGGATGCATACCAATCTATCTGTCTGCATCCAGCCAGTCACCATCCATTGGCAAATAGCATGTGATGTGATTAATGTGATGCTCACTTTTCCAAGCCTCCCTCCATGCGCATTTTTatcatcaaggactcattcatGCCACGCCAATTTTTTAGTTGGGAGATGGTTAATCTACATGCTTAATCTGGGAGATGGTTTTACTCAAAAGAAAATCTTATTAATCTACATgctatttttttcttcaaatatgagaattttttttccctttttcaatGAAGAAGCGAATGTTTTATGCTGCTTTGGGGAAGGAATTTTTTCGCATTGCCATTTGCTGAATAGAAAAAGAAGGTGTACGTATTCTCCAACAACTATCAAAAACTATGTAACTACGTACGTTGTTTGCATGAGGATTTTAGGATGCTAAAAGGGTGCATAGTTAATGAAAGAGATCGAAGTGGCTTCTCACCCATGAATTTTCCATGATCGCTCGCTCTTTTCGAGCAATACTCCTTCCACTTAGCTCGATCTAAATTAATAACCCTATAGACTCATATTTTGGCACTTTGCTGAAGGTGAACTATGGATTCTATTCTACGTAGATTGGGAGCGGCAAATATCAAGTGgtggcaatagttttaattacttGATGACGAAAATTGAGTTTGGGCAGGCTTTGGGACCAGGGTGGTGGGTGCATTATATAGCATCCGAGATGCATTGTATTAATGTCACCATCCCAGGTGAATGAACTATGGTTTTTGCCAAAATGGAATCCTGTCAGCCAGAAAGTTAAAGAGTATCACGTATGTACCAAAATAAATTGAAGCTAACTAAGGCCCCCAAACCCAATGAAGCCATCAGAATTTGGAAGGACATTAGCATGGTGATCCACGCTTCCATCAAGCTTCCATTGCAGGCTTGAGCACAGAACAATCATATTCTGCTGCAACCAAGACTGGTAATTAATTTGACATCTTCCGTCCACGACCGTCCAATTGACTTCTTCCGTCCCTCTCATCATAACGGTGCTGTAGATGGCCGCCATCGAAAGATGAGTAGCTAGGCATGCATCAAGGGATGGACAATCATCAAATAAGAGGGTTTACAAATGCATGCCGTATAATACACGGTGCACGTCGCTTGTAACAAGTTGTGCATGACAAACAAAACAGATCACGGGGTATAAGGGGTAACGACTGTGACTACCCATTGTTCCGAGATATCTAGATAATATTGAAGGATGGAGGGATATTTCAGACCAAACATATTTTTTGAAAAGCCAACGGAGCTGCAGATTGGATAGCTGCTTATGTGGTCTGTCATTTTGATAGAACGGCTAGTTGCTTTGGGcatttcaaaatattttattttttaatttttagtggACGCATACGTACGCGTCAAATATAATCTATCCgttttaagaagaagaaaaaaaaaaaaatcacgcatgatggcatccatgcatGCATAAACCCGACAACGTGGGGGAGCAGGAGCCCAAGATCGGGCGACGGTGGCCAAGGGGAATATCGAGTTAGTTGGGAGGAGCGCGTGCATTAAAAAGGACGGCGCATTGTCAAATGGGGCTGATCTTCCGGTGGCCAAGTGGGGCTGAGCTGTTCGTCACTGGCTAACTTTACGCGGCGAGAACGAATAACGGATTCAGTGAGAGCTCCACCAACCAGCATGGCAGCATTTAATTCTCAGTCTATATATACACCGTACTAACTCAGGCTTCAGCCCCGGAAGTGTTAAGTGCTGGAGTTGTAGCGAGAAGATGGGAAGGCTTATGAAGTGTTTGGGGGGACTGGGGCTATTGGTGATGGCCCTGGTCATGGTCGTGGGGTTGGCCCAAGGGCGTCAGTTAGagaaagatttccttcttggtgGTGAGGATGGACTTGGAGGTGGTGGTGGCTTCGGAGGAGGCGCCGGCGGTGGGGCTGGTCGAGGGCCTCGAGGCCTTGGTCATGGTGGTGGAGTTGGAGGTGGTGGGGGATTTGGGGGTGGTAAAGGTGGTGGCGGGGGGATTGGTGGTGGAGCTGGTGGAGGGTTTGGTGGCGGTGGCGGTGCTGGTGGTGGGTTTGGAGGTGGTAAAGGTGGTGGTGGAGGTTTTGGTGGTGGCGCTGGTGGAGGGGTAGGAGGTGGCGGTGGTGCCGGTGCTGGTGGTGGATTTGGAGGTGGCAAAggtggtggtggaggtattGGCGGCGGTGCTGGTGGCGGCGGTGGTGCTGGCGGTGGCTTTGGAGGTGGAAAAGGTGGTGGAGCTGGTGGAGGGGCTGGCGGTGGAGCTGGTGGAGGGGCTGGCGGTGGAGCTGGTGCTGGTGGTGGAGCTGGTGGAGGGGCTGGCGGTGGAGGTGGTGCTGGTGGTGGATTTGGAGGTGGCAAAGGTGGTGGAGCTGGTGGTGGATCTGGAGGTGGCAAAGGTGGTGGAGCTGGTGGAGGGGCTGGCGGTGGAGGTGGTGCTGGTGGTGGATTTGGAGGTGGCAAAGGTGGTGGAGCTGGTGGTGGCTTTGGAGGTGGCAAAGGTGGTGGAGCTGGTGGAGGGGCTGGCAGTGGAGGTGGTGCTGGTGGTGGCTTTGGAGGTGGCAAAGGTGGTGGAGCTGGTGGAGGGATTGGTGTTGGAGGTGGCAAAGGTGGTGGAGCTGGTGGAGGGATTGGTGGTGGAGCTGGCAGTGGAGGTGGTGCTGGTGGTGGCTTTGGAGGTGGCAAAGGTGGTGGAGCTGGTGGAGGGGCTGGCAGTGGAGGTGGTGCTGGTGGTGGCTTTGGAGGTGGCAAAGGTGGTGGAGCTGGTGGTGGCTTTGGAGGTGGCAAAGGTGGTGGAGCTGGTGGTGGAGCTGGTGGAGGGGCTGGCAGTGGAGGTGGTGCTGGTGGTGGCTTTGGAGGTGGCAAAGGTGGTGGAGCTGGTGGAGGGATTGGTGGTGGAGCTGGTGGAGGggctggcggcggcggcggtgctgGGGGTGGCTTTGGAGGTGGAGCTGGTGGAGGcgctggcggcggcggcggagctgGTGGAGGggttggcggcggcggcggtactGGTGGTGGCTTTGGAGGAGGCAAGGGTGGTGGGATTGGTGGCGGAGCTGGCGGAGGGGCTGGTGGTGGGGGTGGAGCCGGTGGAGGactcggcggcggcggcggcgaaggcGGAGGAGTTGGAGGTGGCTCAGGTGGAGGTTTCGGAGGCGAAAGTGGCGCCGGTGG includes the following:
- the LOC120107901 gene encoding uncharacterized protein LOC120107901 translates to MDLEVVVASEEAPAVGLVEGLEALVMVVELEVVGDLGVVKVVAGGLVVELVEGLVAVAVLVVGLEVEVAVVPVLVVDLEVAKVVVEVLAAVLVAAVVLAVALEVEKVVELVEGLAVELVEGLAVELVLVVELVEGLAVEVVLVVDLEVAKVVELVVDLEVAKVVELVEGLAVEVVLVVDLEVAKVVELVVALEVAKVVELVEGLAVEVVLVVALEVAKVVELVEGLVLEVAKVVELVEGLVVELAVEVVLVVALEVAKVVELVEGLAVEVVLVVALEVAKVVELVVALEVAKVVELVEGLVVELVEGLAAAAVLGVALEVELVEALAAAAELVEGLAAAAVLVVALEEARVVGLVAELAEGLVVGVEPVEDSAAAAAKAEELEVAQVEVSEAKVAPVEDSEVVKEEAAVSVVELEAAVVEDWEEAAGVASKNIY